The Anolis carolinensis isolate JA03-04 chromosome 1, rAnoCar3.1.pri, whole genome shotgun sequence genome window below encodes:
- the harbi1 gene encoding putative nuclease HARBI1, with protein MTVPIAVLDCDLLLYGRGHRTLDRFKLEDVTDEYLVSTYGFPRQFIYYLVDLLGANLSRPTQRSRAISPETQILAALGFYTSGSFQTRMGDAIGISQASMSRCVANVTEALVERSSQFIHFPEDDASVQQLKDDFYTLAGMPGVLGLVDCTHVAIKAPNAEDLSYVNRKGLHSLNCLMVCDARGLLLSAETHWPGSLQDCTVLQQSGLRNQFEAGMHKDGWLLGDNSFFLRTWLMTPLHIPETPAEYRYNMAHSATHNIIEQTFWSIRSRFRCLDGSKGTLQYSPEKASHIILACCVLHNIALEHGLDIWSSLTMGQMEQPEEEYEHMESLDSEAYQVRKELLITHFS; from the exons ATGACTGTTCCAATAGCAGTCCTGGATTGTGATCTCTTGCTTTATGGTCGTGGACACAGGACACTTGATCGCTTCAAACTGGAAGATGTTACTGATGAGTATTTAGTATCTACGTATGGCTTCCCACGTCAGTTCATTTACTATCTGGTAGATCTTCTGGGAGCCAATCTTTCTCGTCCTACCCAGCGATCCAGGGCAATTAGCCCAGAAACTCAGATTCTTGCTGCATTAGGTTTTTACACTTCTGGCTCTTTCCAGACCCGCATGGGAGATGCCATTGGCATCAGTCAGGCATCTATGAGCCGTTGTGTTGCCAATGTTACTGAAGCCCTGGTGGAGAGATCTTCTCAATTCATTCATTTTCCAGAGGACGATGCATCTGTGCAGCAACTGAAAGATGACTTCTACACATTGGCAGGTATGCCAGGAGTGCTAGGACTTGTTGATTGCACCCATGTAGCAATAAAGGCACCAAATGCTGAAGACTTGTCATATGTCAATCGAAAGGGCCTTCATTCCTTGAACTGCCTGATGGTTTGTGATGCGAGAGGATTGCTGCTGAGTGCAGAAACACATTGGCCAGGCAGCCTGCAGGACTGCACTGTGCTGCAGCAGTCAGGCCTAAGGAACCAGTTTGAAGCTGGCATGCACAAAGATGGGTGGCTCCTTG gtgATAATTCCTTCTTTCTTCGCACTTGGCTAATGACTCCACTGCATATCCCTGAGACACCTGCAGAGTATAGATATAATATGGCACACTCAGCTACTCACAATATCATCGAACAAACATTCTGGTCCATTCGATCCCGGTTCCGTTGTTTGGATGGATCAAAGGGCACACTGCAATATTCTCCAGAGAAGGCCAGCCATATCATCTTAGCTTGTTGTGTGCTTCATAACATAGCTCTTGAGCATGGGCTAGATATATGGTCTTCTTTAACAATGGGACAGATGGAACAGCCAGAGGAAGAATATGAGCATATGGAATCACTTGACTCTGAAGCCTACCAAGTTCGCAAAGAATTGTTGATCACTCACTTTAGCTAA